TCCACGGCGGCCTTCCACGGCTCGGTGAGCTCGATCTGCTCGACGCCCTCGGGCGCGGTCAGGAATGCGATACGCATGAATCCTCAACGTCCTTTCGTGGCACGCCACTCGGCCTCGTCGCCCGGCGCGCGTTTCTTGTTCCGTCGGGCCGCCCGCCGACAGCGCAGCAGCTCCTCGCCGTACGGCAGCAGCACACAGGTGCCGATCGCGGCCGCGACGCCCGCCGGACAGGCGCGGGACAGCGGCCGTCGCCGCGGCACCGGACGCCAGGCGTCCGGATCGCCGCGGCCCCCGCGCAGCAGGGACTTCACCTGGTCGGCGTGCAGACACATCAGCGAGGCCAGCGCGCCGAACGGCAGCGACTCCAGAAAGCTGTGGCTGTGCTGCTCGATCGGCCGGACCTCACGGCCGCTGTCGACGGCCGTCCGCACGTCCCACAGCGCGGTCGCCTCGTGCACCGCCGCGCCGCCCAGCTGCACGGCGAGCAGGGCAGGGTTGACCTCGTAGCGCAGCGTGGCGGCGATCGGGACGCCGACCTCGGCCATCATCAGCGTGGGGGCACCTGCCACGCTTTTGGAGCAGTGGGAGAGGATCACCGACTCCTTGGTGCCCGCCGTGTCCTCGATGGCGCTCGTGGCCCGGACCTCCATGGCCTGGTCCCGGCTCACACGGTGTCCTGGTGGTCGGGTGCGGCCCGGCCGATCTCGGCGAGCACCGAGCCGGGGTTCTCCGCCTCGGCCAGGTCGGCGAGGCTGACCACGCCGACCGGCAGCCCGTCCTCGACGACCGGCAGCCGGCGCACCGCGTGCGCCCGCATCAGCGCCGCCGCGGCGGCCACGGGGTCGTGCGGGGCGACCAGCACCGGGTCCGGGGTGCACACCGATCCGGCGCTCGCCGTCAGCGGATCGACGCCCTCGGCGACCGCCCGCACCGTGATGTCGCGGTCGGTGAGCATCCCGACGATCCGCTGTCCGTCGGCCACCAGGACGTCGCCGATGTCCTGCGCGCGCATCAGCTGCGCCGCCTCGACGAGGGAGGCGTCCGGGCGGACGGCGACCACCCCCGGGGTCATGACGTCCTTCACGAGTTCAGCCATCACTGTGGGCCCTTCCTCGGTCTTCTCGGCTGACGCCGCCCGCAGTACCCCGCGGCCGGGCCCCTATGCGCCGGGCCGGGTCAGCGCCTGGGCCAGCTCCTGCACGGTCGTGTACTGCTCCTTGTGCGGCAGCCGCTCCACGGCGTCGACCAGGGTGTCCGGCGCGTACGCGTGGCGCAGCGCGCCGGCCAGGTGGCGCGCGCTCGCCGGGAACGCGCTGCGGTTCAGATGCCGGGCCAGCTCCGTCCGGACCACTTCCAGGGAAGCCCGGGAGCCACCCGGCGCCACGGGCCCGCCCGCGATCTCCGGATCGTCGTCGGCGGTCGGCTCGGGGTCGTGCCACTCCTCGCTCCGGGTGGGATGCCCGGACCTCAGCAGGCCCTGTAGTTCGTGCTTCATCTCGTCGTCGCGGTGGACGCTCAGCCGGTCGCTGCCTCGCTGCATGGCGCTCCTTCCAGATCTTCGGGGGT
Above is a window of Streptomyces sp. NBC_00490 DNA encoding:
- a CDS encoding diguanylate cyclase; translation: MSRDQAMEVRATSAIEDTAGTKESVILSHCSKSVAGAPTLMMAEVGVPIAATLRYEVNPALLAVQLGGAAVHEATALWDVRTAVDSGREVRPIEQHSHSFLESLPFGALASLMCLHADQVKSLLRGGRGDPDAWRPVPRRRPLSRACPAGVAAAIGTCVLLPYGEELLRCRRAARRNKKRAPGDEAEWRATKGR
- a CDS encoding CBS domain-containing protein; the protein is MAELVKDVMTPGVVAVRPDASLVEAAQLMRAQDIGDVLVADGQRIVGMLTDRDITVRAVAEGVDPLTASAGSVCTPDPVLVAPHDPVAAAAALMRAHAVRRLPVVEDGLPVGVVSLADLAEAENPGSVLAEIGRAAPDHQDTV
- a CDS encoding DUF2795 domain-containing protein, with amino-acid sequence MQRGSDRLSVHRDDEMKHELQGLLRSGHPTRSEEWHDPEPTADDDPEIAGGPVAPGGSRASLEVVRTELARHLNRSAFPASARHLAGALRHAYAPDTLVDAVERLPHKEQYTTVQELAQALTRPGA